The following proteins are co-located in the Phragmites australis chromosome 10, lpPhrAust1.1, whole genome shotgun sequence genome:
- the LOC133930529 gene encoding dynamin-2A-like codes for MEAIEELSELSESMRQAASLLADDDPSDDAAPRRANTFLNAVALGNVGAGKSAVLNSLIGHPVLPTGENGATRAPIVVDLQREPGLSSKAIVLQIDSKSQQVSATALRHSLQDRLSKGASGVSGRGRADDIYLKLRTSTAPPLKLIDLPGIDQRAVDDSMINEYAGHNDAILLVVIPAMQAADVAASRTLRLAKDIDSDGTRTVGVISKVDQANGDAKTIACVQALLSNKGPKNLPDIEWVALIGQSVAIASAQSGSVGSENSLETAWRAEAESLKNILTGAPQSKLGRIALVDTIAKQIRKRMKVRLPNLLSGLQGKSQIVQDELARLGESMIQSSEGTRAVALELCREFEDKFLAHITSGEGSGWKIVASFEGKFPDRIKQLPLDRHFDINNVKRIVLEADGYQPYLISPEKGLRSLIKIVLEMAKEPSRLCVEEVHRVLLDIVNASANATPGLGRYPPFKREVIAIASNALESFKNDAKKMVVALVDMERAFVPPQHFIRLVQRRMERQRREDEMKNRPSKKTQEAEQSMTKRASSPQTDSEQGGGSLKSMKDKSGQQDKDTKEGPNLQVAGPAGEITAGYLLKKSAKTNGWSKRWFVLNEKSGKLGYTKKQEERHFRGVITLEECNLEEVEEEEPSKTKKDSKKANGPEKAPSLVFEITNRVAYKTVLKAHSAVVLKAESMPDKVEWVNKIRAVIQSKGGSFKGPNTEGGSMRHSHSDGSLDTMTRRPADPEEELRWMSQEVRGYVEAVLNSLAANVPKAIVLCQVEKAKEDMLNQLYGSISGQSNAKIEELLQEDHNAKRRREKYQKQSSLLSKLTRQLSIHDNRASISSYSNDSSEAESPRTPSRPGEDWRVAFDSAPAGPVGSSSNSESRSRSADGRSRRYENGDASSGANSGSRRTPNRLPPAPPRY; via the exons ATGGAGGCCATAGAGGAGCTGTCGGAGCTCTCCGAGTCGATGCGACAGGCGGCCTCGCTCCTCGCCGACGACGATCCCTCCGATgacgccgcgccgcgccgcgccaaCACCTTCCTCAACGCCGTCGCCCTCGGTAACGTC GGCGCCGGCAAGTCGGCCGTGCTGAACAGCCTCATCGGGCACCCCGTGCTG CCGACGGGGGAGAATGGGGCGACGAGGGCGCCGATAGTGGTAGACCTGCAGAGGGAACCGGGGCTCAGCAGCAAGGCCATCGTGCTGCAGATCGATAGCAAGTCGCAGCAGGTGTCCGCAA CTGCCCTCCGGCATTCGCTGCAGGACAGGCTCAGCAAGGGGGCGTCTGGTGTATCAGGGAGGGGCCGCGCTGATGACATTTATCTCAAGCTGCGCACGAGCACAG CTCCCCCATTAAAACTGATTGATTTACCTGGGATAGACCAGCGAGCTGTTGATGATTCCATG ATCAATGAGTACGCTGGGCACAATGATGCAATACTGCTTGTTGTGATACCTGCTATGCAAGCTGCTGATGTCGCTGCATCTCGAACTCTGAGGCTGGCCAAGGATATCGATTCAGATG GGACCAGAACTGTTGGTGTTATAAGCAAAGTTGATCAAGCAAATGGAGATGCAAAAACTATAGCTTGTGTTCAGGCACTTCTGTCTAACAAGGGCCCAAAAAACCTTCCTGACATCGAGTGGGTTGCTCTAATAGGACAATCTGTTGCGATTGCATCAGCGCAATCCGGATCTGTTGGGTCTGAAAACTCGCTAGAAACAGCTTGGCGAGCTGAAGCCGAAAGCCTGAAAAACATCTTAACTGGAGCTCCTCAGAGTAAGCTAGGTAGAATTGCTTTGGTTGACACCATTGCTAAGCAGATACGCAAAAGAATGAAAGTGCGTCTTCCTAACCTATTGAGTGG CCTTCAGGGTAAATCTCAGATTGTGCAAGATGAACTGGCAAGGTTGGGAGAATCTATGATACAAAGTTCCGAAGGAACCCGGGCAGTTGCTTTGGAACTTTGCCGAGAATTTGAGGATAAGTTTCTTGCTCACATTACATCTGGTGAG GGATCTGGTTGGAAAATTGTTGCAAGTTTTGAAGGCAAGTTTCCGGACAGAATTAAACAGCTACCATTAGACAGGCATTTTGATATCAACAATGTCAAAAGG ATTGTCTTGGAagccgatggttatcaaccatatTTGATATCTCCAGAGAAAGGATTGAGATCCTTAATAAAAATAGTACTGGAAATGGCAAAGGAGCCATCACGATTATGCGTTGAAGAG GTTCATCGTGTATTGTTAGACATAGTCAATGCTTCTGCTAATGCCACACCAGGACTCGGAAGATATCCTCCATTCAAGCGTGAG GTTATTGCAATAGCATCAAATGCATTGGAGAGCTTCAAAAATGATGCCAAAAAGATGGTCGTTGCACTTGTTGATATGGAGCGTGCCTTTGTTCCTCCTCAACATTTCATCCGCTTAGTGCAGAGAAG AATGGAAAGGCAACGTCgtgaggatgagatgaaaaATCGACCTTCCAAGAAAACACAAGAGGCTGAACAATCAATGACGAAGAGG GCCTCCAGTCCCCAAACAGACTCCGAGCAAGGTGGTGGCAGCTTAAAATCAATGAAAGACAAATCCGGCCAGCAAGATAAAGACACAAAAGAGGGACCGAACTTGCAGGTTGCTGGTCCTGCTGGTGAAATTACGGCAG GTTACCTCTTAAAGAAAAGTGCAAAAACTAATGGGTGGAGCAAAAGGTGGTTTGTCCTTAATGAGAAGAGTGGAAAG CTTGGATACACAAAGAAACAAGAGGAGAGACATTTTCGTGGTGTCATCACTCTTGAG GAGTGCAACCTTGAGGAGGTAGAGGAGGAAGAACCTTCTAAAACTAAAAAGGATTCGAAAAAGGCAAATGGACCAGAAAAAGCCCCAAGTCTTGTGTTTGAGATAACTAACAGGGTCGCATACAAAACAGTCCTAAAAG CTCATAGTGCTGTTGTACTAAAGGCTGAGAGCATGCCTGACAAGGTTGAGTGGGTAAATAAGATCAGAGCTGTTATTCAGAGCAAAGGGGGTTCTTTCAAGGGACCAAATACCGAGGGTGGTTCAATGAGACACAGTCATTCGGATGGCTCCTTA GATACTATGACGCGTAGACCTGCTGATCCTGAAGAAGAACTTAGATGGATGTCTCAAGAAGTTCGGGGTTATGTTGAGGCTGTTTTGAATAGTCTGGCAGCAAATGTCCCGAAG GCTATTGTGCTTTGCCAAGTGGAGAAAGCAAAGGAAGATATGCTTAACCAGCTATACGGCTCAATAAG TGGGCAAAGCAATGCAAAGATTGAAGAGCTTCTCCAAGAGGACCATAATGCTAAGCGCAGAAGGGAAAAGTACCAAAAACAATCATCTCTTTTGTCAAAACTTACTCGTCAACTCAGTATCCATGACAACCGGGCATCTATTTCATCTTATTCTAATGACAGCTCTGAAGCTG AGAGCCCTCGAACACCCAGCCGCCCAGGTGAGGACTGGAGGGTTGCCTTCGATTCCGCGCCGGCCGGGCCTGTTGGTTCAAGCTCAAACAGCGAATCAAGGTCGAGGAGCGCTGATGGTCGCAGTCGGCGCTACGAAAACGGGGATGCGAGCTCAGGTGCCAACTCCGGCAGCCGACGCACTCCAAACCGGTTGCCACCAGCGCCACCCAGATACTAA